One genomic window of Gimesia chilikensis includes the following:
- a CDS encoding sulfatase-like hydrolase/transferase: MNSALRIFCCLVAFCIGSIESLQAKEAKQASPNFVIIFADDLGYGDLECYGHPRFKTPHLNQMAAEGARLTQFNVPVPYCAPSRATLLTGRYPWRHGVWFNPAPDGKQFNTGVGIADSEVLLSELLKEQGYSTLCVGKWHLGHNPRFYPTRHGFDDYLGILYSNDMRPVNLIKGEQVIEYPVIQANLTQRYTERAIEFIKENQQKPFFLYLPHAMPHKPLAASEAFYKKSGNGLYGDVIAELDWSVGEILKTLKDLNLDENTLVIFASDNGPWFGGNTAGLSGMKSTSWEGGLRVPMIARWPGKIPPRQVIDTVCGSIDVFPTILKQAGIKVPADRVIDGKDLFPVLTEQASTPHEALFSMKGNSLFTVRSGPWKLHIKPSPRQLLANRGKDWIDPRGPDGVTIIAPYEQAMPNQPPGLLTGDQPVPMMLFNLEKDPAEQHNVAKDHPEVVARLQKLYEEMQTQVPDSIRNFDPRARSKK; this comes from the coding sequence GTGAACAGCGCTCTCAGGATCTTTTGTTGTCTCGTTGCTTTCTGTATTGGATCGATCGAATCCCTGCAGGCGAAAGAGGCGAAGCAGGCCAGCCCCAACTTTGTCATTATATTCGCAGACGATCTGGGCTATGGGGATCTGGAATGCTACGGGCATCCCAGGTTCAAAACGCCGCATCTGAACCAGATGGCCGCGGAAGGGGCGCGGTTGACGCAGTTCAATGTTCCGGTGCCTTATTGTGCTCCCTCCCGCGCGACGCTGTTGACGGGGCGTTACCCCTGGCGGCACGGCGTCTGGTTTAACCCGGCTCCGGATGGGAAGCAGTTCAATACGGGGGTGGGGATCGCGGATAGCGAAGTTCTGCTCAGCGAATTGTTGAAAGAGCAGGGGTACTCGACTTTGTGTGTCGGGAAATGGCACCTGGGCCACAATCCCCGGTTCTACCCCACGCGACACGGTTTCGATGATTACCTGGGGATTCTGTATTCCAACGACATGCGTCCCGTGAATCTGATTAAGGGGGAGCAGGTCATCGAGTACCCGGTCATTCAGGCGAATCTAACGCAGCGTTATACCGAACGGGCCATTGAGTTCATCAAGGAAAATCAGCAGAAGCCCTTCTTCCTGTATCTGCCGCATGCGATGCCTCATAAGCCGCTGGCTGCTTCGGAAGCGTTCTACAAGAAAAGTGGAAACGGTCTGTATGGTGATGTGATCGCTGAGCTCGACTGGAGCGTGGGAGAGATTCTGAAAACATTGAAGGACCTCAATCTCGATGAAAATACGCTGGTAATCTTTGCCTCTGACAACGGGCCCTGGTTTGGTGGGAATACGGCTGGTCTGTCGGGAATGAAATCGACCAGTTGGGAAGGCGGGCTGCGTGTGCCGATGATCGCCCGCTGGCCTGGGAAAATTCCTCCCCGCCAGGTGATCGATACTGTCTGTGGTTCGATCGATGTGTTCCCGACGATCCTGAAGCAGGCGGGAATCAAGGTGCCTGCTGACCGGGTGATTGATGGTAAGGATCTGTTTCCCGTACTGACGGAGCAGGCGTCGACTCCGCATGAGGCGCTCTTCTCCATGAAAGGCAATTCCCTGTTTACGGTACGAAGCGGGCCCTGGAAGCTTCACATTAAACCGTCCCCCCGACAGTTGCTGGCGAACCGGGGAAAGGACTGGATTGACCCGCGCGGGCCCGATGGTGTGACGATCATTGCTCCTTATGAACAGGCTATGCCGAACCAACCACCCGGATTGCTCACGGGCGATCAGCCGGTACCGATGATGCTCTTCAATCTTGAAAAGGATCCCGCTGAGCAGCATAACGTGGCGAAGGATCATCCCGAAGTCGTGGCGCGTCTGCAGAAACTCTATGAGGAGATGCAGACCCAGGTGCCCGATTCCATTCGCAATTTCGATCCGCGGGCCCGCAGTAAAAAATAA
- a CDS encoding alpha/beta hydrolase, with product MKAPHLLMSLALAGLMLTGCDSAKDSMPEPDAGKPPRVTQDESPMPEEAAPDSTSDSEREEKEKHETIRVFYGTDRNLTGSPKPKEFFGTKRSTLSLGFCDVSIPEDHQPGELESPSIWKLEFRENPDKHVVLKSVEPASGSHFLTELRKTIEDSVETKETASGVLQRGGEAFIFIHGFNNSFEDAARRTAQIAYDLKFKGAPLMYSWPSQGSGSIWAYKEDGRTAQWCEENVTLFVEAIARESGARKIHLIAHSMGNRVLSRALKNISQKLTLARQEKPLFNEVILTAPDIDAQVFKDSIAPHIVQTADRFTIYSSSEDLALKASRVVNSLWHQRLGEGGSYLTVFPKFKKINVVDASDIDTNLFALGHSYHADSVTVLSDVRLVFEGIPVQRRNLRSLLQDLAWKFNSGGGSLLGRAVRGTFR from the coding sequence ATGAAAGCCCCCCATCTCCTGATGTCGCTGGCCCTGGCCGGCTTGATGCTGACAGGCTGTGACAGCGCCAAAGATTCCATGCCTGAACCAGATGCAGGCAAACCCCCGCGCGTGACGCAGGACGAATCTCCCATGCCTGAAGAAGCAGCGCCAGACTCTACCTCAGACTCGGAGCGTGAGGAGAAAGAAAAACACGAGACCATCCGCGTCTTTTATGGCACCGACCGCAACCTCACCGGTTCCCCCAAACCCAAAGAGTTCTTCGGCACGAAACGGTCCACGCTCTCCCTCGGCTTCTGTGATGTCAGTATCCCTGAAGACCATCAGCCCGGCGAACTGGAATCCCCCAGCATCTGGAAGCTGGAGTTCCGTGAGAACCCGGATAAGCATGTGGTACTGAAATCGGTCGAGCCAGCTTCCGGTTCGCATTTCCTGACCGAACTCCGTAAGACCATCGAAGATTCCGTCGAAACGAAAGAAACCGCCTCAGGCGTTCTGCAACGGGGTGGAGAAGCGTTTATTTTCATCCATGGCTTCAACAACTCCTTTGAAGACGCAGCCCGGCGGACCGCACAGATCGCCTACGACCTGAAATTCAAAGGGGCACCGCTGATGTATAGCTGGCCTTCGCAGGGCAGCGGTTCGATCTGGGCCTACAAGGAAGATGGACGAACCGCTCAATGGTGCGAAGAAAACGTCACCCTGTTCGTCGAAGCCATCGCCCGCGAGTCCGGGGCTCGCAAGATTCATCTCATCGCACACAGCATGGGCAACCGGGTTCTCTCGCGTGCACTCAAAAACATTTCTCAAAAGCTGACACTGGCGCGACAGGAGAAACCTCTGTTTAATGAGGTCATACTCACAGCCCCTGACATCGACGCCCAGGTCTTTAAAGATTCCATCGCCCCTCACATCGTGCAGACAGCCGACCGATTCACCATCTACTCTTCCTCGGAAGACCTCGCGCTCAAAGCCTCGCGGGTAGTGAATTCGCTCTGGCATCAAAGGCTGGGAGAGGGGGGCTCCTACCTCACGGTCTTCCCCAAATTCAAGAAGATCAACGTAGTGGATGCATCCGACATCGATACGAACCTGTTCGCCCTGGGACACTCTTACCACGCAGACAGCGTCACCGTCCTCTCCGATGTCAGACTGGTCTTCGAAGGCATCCCGGTCCAGCGCCGCAACCTGCGCTCCCTGCTGCAGGATCTGGCCTGGAAGTTCAACAGCGGTGGCGGCAGTCTGCTGGGACGGGCGGTTCGCGGCACTTTCCGTTGA
- a CDS encoding DUF309 domain-containing protein, whose protein sequence is MVYPVAEVVRLLPSSRLPEYTFVPGKSLPHPYRDPKGHSYGNKPKPPKALTQENWMEHRNYLNAIDFFNLGYYWEAHDEWERLLRVCGPDSIPGRFLKGLVKLSAAGIKVREGSIHGVRRHAASAGEVFADVAAESNADHYCGLELTRLQFAADRAAQLKYPDDLTMGEPIRVFPFLLEPEPFPLG, encoded by the coding sequence ATGGTTTATCCTGTTGCTGAAGTTGTACGTTTACTGCCATCATCCCGACTGCCTGAATATACGTTTGTGCCTGGCAAGAGTTTGCCGCATCCCTATCGTGATCCCAAGGGCCACAGCTACGGTAATAAGCCGAAGCCTCCCAAGGCGCTCACGCAGGAAAACTGGATGGAGCACCGGAACTATCTGAACGCGATCGACTTCTTCAACCTGGGCTACTACTGGGAAGCCCATGATGAATGGGAGCGTCTGTTACGCGTCTGTGGTCCGGATTCGATTCCAGGCCGATTCCTGAAGGGACTGGTCAAGCTGTCCGCTGCGGGTATCAAAGTTCGCGAAGGCAGTATTCATGGTGTGCGTCGTCATGCTGCTTCCGCTGGTGAAGTATTTGCAGACGTGGCCGCAGAGTCAAACGCCGATCATTACTGTGGACTGGAACTGACTCGCTTGCAGTTCGCCGCAGACCGGGCTGCTCAGTTGAAGTATCCCGATGATCTGACCATGGGCGAACCGATTCGGGTCTTCCCTTTCCTGCTGGAACCAGAACCGTTCCCGCTGGGCTAG